A part of Notolabrus celidotus isolate fNotCel1 chromosome 21, fNotCel1.pri, whole genome shotgun sequence genomic DNA contains:
- the LOC117805286 gene encoding achaete-scute homolog 4-like, protein MDSMENFSYVPSLTLHGLSMDTGGSHYRDALRLGLPFHLDTTYLETVHGQRIPYRQISYFPFHGPLGVCEYSFEPAFIRKRNERERHRVRCVNEGYARLREHLPQEFQDKRLSKVETLRAAIDYINHLQSLLDVNASGVEVTLGAVRQCAQQPQRTECSSD, encoded by the coding sequence ATGGACTCCATGGAGAACTTTTCTTATGTCCCCTCACTGACTCTCCACGGCCTCTCCATGGACACCGGAGGATCGCACTACAGGGATGCGCTTCGGCTTGGACTGCCCTTCCACCTTGACACTACATACCTCGAAACTGTGCACGGCCAGAGGATACCCTACAGACAAATATCATATTTCCCCTTTCACGGACCCCTGGGTGTTTGTGAATACTCATTCGAGCCAGCGTTCATCCGTAAAAGGAACGAAAGAGAGCGGCACCGAGTGCGCTGCGTAAACGAAGGTTACGCGCGGCTCAGAGAGCATCTGCCGCAGGAGTTTCAGGACAAACGGCTCAGCAAAGTGGAGACTTTGAGGGCTGCTATTGACTACATCAATCATCTGCAGAGCCTGCTGGATGTAAATGCGTCCGGGGTGGAGGTGACGCTTGGTGCCGTGCGTCAGTGCGCGCAGCAGCCGCAGAGGACAGAGTGCAGCAGTGACTGA